In one Sphingobacterium daejeonense genomic region, the following are encoded:
- the glmS gene encoding glutamine--fructose-6-phosphate transaminase (isomerizing): MCGIVGYTGTRQAYPIVIDGLKKLEYRGYDSAGVALQQGDTVKVYKKAGKVAALEEFVGDQSTAGTTGIGHTRWATHGEPSDRNAHPHVSKSGKLAMIHNGIIENYAQLKSELSKAGYEFKSDTDSEVLLNFIEDIQAKNECGLEEAIRIALKRVTGAYVILIIAADQPDTIIAARKGSPLVIGIGNNEHFLGSDASPMLAYTKEVVYINDYELAIVKPDELILKNLGNEIITPFVQKLDLELAAIEKGGYDHFMLKEIFEQPTTIADSLRGRLVLNEQRIILSGVDAIQDKLANARRIIIVACGTSWHAGLVAEYVIEELCRVNVEVEYASEFRYRNPVISSDDVIIAISQSGETADTLVALERAKEQGATIFGIVNVVGSSIARISHAGCYTHAGPEIGVASTKAYTAQLAVLMLFALKLAKAKGTISDERFNELCQELNDIPEKVQWVLENEVDNIKAIAYKYKDARDVLYLGRGYNFPTALEGALKLKEISYIHAEGYPAAEMKHGPIALVDEELPVVFIASKDAYHEKIVSNIQEIKARKGMVISVMTQGDEVTPTISNDVMVVPEADEVIAPLLTVVPLQLLSYYIGVYRGLDVDKPRNLAKSVTVE, from the coding sequence ATGTGTGGAATTGTCGGTTATACCGGAACGCGTCAAGCTTACCCTATTGTAATAGATGGCTTGAAGAAATTAGAATATAGAGGTTATGATAGTGCAGGTGTAGCCCTTCAACAGGGGGATACCGTAAAAGTCTATAAAAAAGCTGGAAAAGTAGCTGCATTGGAAGAGTTCGTAGGTGATCAATCCACTGCTGGTACAACCGGAATTGGCCATACCAGATGGGCAACTCATGGTGAACCTTCAGATAGAAATGCACATCCCCATGTTTCAAAATCTGGAAAACTCGCAATGATTCATAACGGAATCATAGAAAACTATGCTCAACTGAAAAGCGAGCTGTCTAAAGCGGGTTATGAATTTAAATCGGATACGGACTCTGAAGTTCTGTTGAACTTTATTGAAGATATACAAGCTAAGAACGAATGTGGTCTGGAAGAAGCCATTCGAATCGCTTTAAAACGCGTCACTGGTGCTTATGTAATTCTAATTATCGCTGCTGATCAACCTGATACCATTATCGCTGCAAGAAAAGGTAGTCCATTGGTTATCGGTATCGGTAATAATGAACACTTCTTGGGATCAGATGCATCTCCAATGTTGGCTTATACTAAAGAAGTAGTATACATTAATGATTATGAACTGGCTATTGTCAAACCAGATGAACTAATCCTTAAAAACCTTGGTAATGAAATTATAACCCCATTTGTTCAAAAACTTGACCTTGAACTGGCTGCCATCGAAAAAGGCGGTTATGACCATTTCATGCTTAAAGAAATTTTCGAACAGCCAACAACTATTGCCGATTCTTTAAGAGGTAGATTGGTGCTGAATGAACAAAGAATTATTTTAAGCGGGGTGGATGCAATCCAAGATAAATTGGCAAATGCCAGAAGAATTATCATTGTTGCCTGCGGAACAAGTTGGCACGCTGGATTGGTAGCGGAATATGTCATCGAAGAACTTTGCAGAGTAAATGTAGAGGTGGAATATGCTTCCGAATTCAGATACAGAAACCCAGTGATTTCATCTGATGATGTAATTATTGCAATATCTCAAAGTGGAGAAACTGCAGATACTTTGGTGGCACTTGAAAGAGCTAAAGAGCAAGGAGCGACTATCTTCGGTATTGTTAACGTAGTAGGGTCATCAATCGCTAGGATCTCGCATGCTGGTTGTTATACTCATGCAGGACCAGAGATAGGTGTAGCAAGTACCAAAGCATATACCGCCCAATTAGCAGTCTTAATGCTGTTCGCACTTAAATTAGCTAAAGCTAAAGGAACAATTTCTGATGAACGCTTTAATGAGCTGTGCCAAGAACTAAACGATATACCGGAAAAAGTTCAATGGGTATTGGAAAATGAAGTCGACAATATCAAGGCGATAGCCTATAAATATAAAGATGCAAGAGATGTACTTTATTTAGGCCGTGGGTATAACTTCCCAACTGCACTTGAAGGTGCCCTGAAATTAAAAGAAATATCTTACATCCATGCGGAGGGATACCCTGCAGCTGAAATGAAACATGGTCCTATTGCATTGGTAGATGAAGAATTGCCAGTAGTATTTATTGCAAGTAAGGACGCATACCATGAAAAAATAGTAAGTAATATCCAAGAAATCAAAGCTAGAAAAGGTATGGTGATCTCTGTGATGACCCAAGGAGACGAAGTAACTCCAACTATTTCTAATGATGTAATGGTTGTTCCAGAAGCTGACGAAGTTATTGCTCCTCTATTGACGGTAGTGCCGCTGCAACTACTATCATATTATATTGGAGTATACCGTGGTTTAGACGTAGATAAACCAAGGAACTTAGCAAAATCAGTAACTGTGGAATAA
- a CDS encoding DUF4954 family protein, whose product MGYIIKVPLNRIGYDFIPADYLPEGKDEYYLRFEQNKSNKNYRNLTEEEIRILELNNNESTDWNDVLVTDKFIPQQIKRSKFFGLVRIGDMEEVYLEYRDIRLPVGIYNSQIISCDLGDCVALHQVRYIAHFIVGNEVILLNVNEMETSSNAKFGNGILKEGDPEKSRIFLELCNENGGRSVLPFDGMQAADVYLWTRNRQDKELQKRFFDITNQKFNDIRGYYSEIGDRTVIKNSHTFKNVKIGSDAYIKGVSKLKNVTINSTSEAYTQIGEGCELVNGIIGYGCRVFYGVKAVRFILSSYSQLKYGARLINSFLGDNSTISCCEVLNSLIFPAHEQHHNNSFLCAALIKGQSNMAAGATVGSNHNSRGADGEIIAGRGFWPGLCVSLKHNSRFASYTLIVKGDFLHELDIKFPFSLVSNDVTHDRLVIVPGYWFMYNMYALMRNTNKFISRDKRSFKNQYFEYDILAPDTVNEIFTGIKEIKSAVSKSLNISDPLQWLNNNEKTNEEIFLDNAEFSKRKVLLLKPKESFHLFKKLVRYYAVCQLMEHVDPNGFNDNIKSLIDKGLKREEFENVGSQLIPVSKLDDLLNNLKSGQIDSWDEMHSNYRQLSSDYVQDKLQHSLASLQEITETDPQNWNAEFWNELFDEALQTKKWICDEIYNSRSKDYHNPFRLMVYESEAEMNEVVGKLEDNSFINLQSSEFENFQSRIKDFKSQL is encoded by the coding sequence ATGGGATATATAATAAAGGTACCATTAAATCGGATCGGGTATGATTTCATACCCGCCGATTATCTTCCTGAAGGTAAAGACGAATACTACTTAAGGTTTGAACAGAATAAATCCAACAAAAACTACAGAAACCTCACCGAAGAAGAAATTCGAATCCTCGAATTAAATAATAATGAGTCAACAGATTGGAATGATGTACTCGTAACTGATAAATTCATTCCCCAACAAATCAAAAGATCTAAATTCTTTGGATTGGTACGAATTGGTGATATGGAAGAGGTATATCTGGAATATAGAGATATCAGACTTCCTGTCGGAATTTATAATTCTCAAATTATTTCTTGTGACTTAGGTGATTGTGTAGCTCTTCATCAGGTTCGTTATATTGCTCATTTTATCGTGGGCAATGAAGTAATCCTTTTAAATGTCAACGAAATGGAAACCAGCTCCAATGCGAAATTTGGAAATGGAATCCTAAAGGAAGGAGACCCAGAGAAAAGCAGAATATTTTTAGAGTTGTGTAATGAAAATGGGGGACGCTCTGTCTTGCCTTTTGACGGTATGCAAGCTGCAGACGTTTATCTTTGGACCCGTAATAGACAAGATAAAGAATTACAGAAGAGATTCTTCGATATAACCAACCAAAAATTCAATGATATCAGAGGTTACTATAGTGAAATAGGGGACCGTACAGTTATTAAAAATTCACACACATTTAAAAATGTGAAAATTGGATCGGATGCTTATATAAAAGGGGTAAGTAAGCTTAAAAATGTAACCATCAATTCCACTTCCGAAGCTTATACACAAATTGGAGAAGGGTGTGAACTGGTGAATGGAATTATTGGTTATGGTTGCCGTGTGTTTTACGGCGTCAAAGCTGTACGCTTTATCTTATCATCTTATTCCCAGCTGAAATACGGTGCAAGGTTGATTAACTCCTTTTTGGGAGACAATTCTACCATTTCTTGTTGTGAAGTCTTAAATTCGCTGATTTTCCCCGCGCATGAGCAACATCATAATAACTCGTTTTTATGTGCAGCCTTGATCAAAGGGCAAAGTAATATGGCGGCAGGGGCAACGGTAGGTTCAAATCATAACTCAAGAGGGGCCGATGGCGAAATAATCGCAGGGCGTGGTTTTTGGCCAGGCCTATGTGTTAGCCTTAAACATAATTCACGTTTTGCCTCATACACCTTGATCGTTAAAGGTGATTTCTTGCATGAATTGGATATTAAATTTCCATTCTCATTAGTAAGCAATGACGTTACTCATGATAGATTGGTGATTGTTCCAGGCTATTGGTTTATGTATAATATGTACGCATTAATGCGTAATACAAATAAATTCATCAGTAGGGACAAGCGATCTTTCAAAAACCAATATTTTGAATATGATATCTTAGCTCCTGATACAGTAAATGAAATATTTACAGGAATCAAAGAGATTAAATCGGCCGTTAGCAAATCATTGAATATATCAGACCCTTTACAGTGGTTAAACAACAATGAGAAAACAAACGAAGAAATATTCTTGGACAATGCTGAATTCTCCAAAAGAAAAGTTCTTCTTTTGAAACCAAAAGAGTCTTTCCATCTATTTAAAAAACTAGTTAGATATTATGCTGTCTGCCAATTAATGGAACATGTTGATCCAAATGGTTTTAACGATAATATAAAGTCATTGATTGATAAGGGTTTAAAAAGAGAAGAGTTTGAAAACGTAGGTAGTCAATTGATTCCTGTTAGTAAACTTGATGATCTATTGAACAATTTAAAATCTGGACAGATAGATTCATGGGATGAAATGCATTCAAACTACAGACAATTGAGCAGTGATTATGTACAGGATAAACTTCAGCACAGCTTGGCATCCTTACAAGAAATCACTGAAACAGATCCTCAAAATTGGAATGCAGAATTTTGGAATGAACTTTTTGATGAGGCTCTTCAAACTAAAAAATGGATTTGTGATGAGATCTATAACTCTAGAAGCAAAGATTATCACAATCCTTTCCGCTTGATGGTGTACGAATCTGAAGCTGAAATGAATGAAGTGGTAGGGAAACTTGAAGATAATAGCTTTATTAATTTGCAATCATCAGAGTTTGAGAATTTCCAATCAAGAATAAAAGATTTTAAATCGCAATTATAA
- a CDS encoding TlpA disulfide reductase family protein, with translation MKKFAIYIGLAGLLISGLQACSNSEAIQVNGVIDNPGNVKVVSFYEGDQKLDSTFIADGNKFKFERPATQERLLTIEVGKNRYPVILEPGKNVEFNVDLQQPENYEIKGSDLSQKLKDFAPQKARIDFVRDSLQQSFSSATAEMDANGIQNLRSEMLMKFEPFFKNYINQAVDFANKNEDLAGFYVMSTLDPEMAEAELISYADHIKDKFNNNRYVGEFKAEVDKLRKLAVGQKAPEITAYTPDNKTVKLSDFKGKYVLVDFWASWCMPCREENPNIVKQYNTFKDKNFTVLGVSLDNNPGSWMRAIQDDKLTWTNISDLQAWSSPLIIDYSIKGIPTSYILDAEGNIIAKNLRGKQLEDFLTKTLIK, from the coding sequence ATGAAAAAGTTTGCAATATATATTGGTTTAGCCGGTTTGTTGATTTCAGGTTTACAGGCTTGTTCTAACTCAGAAGCCATTCAAGTAAATGGTGTTATTGATAACCCAGGCAATGTGAAGGTGGTGAGTTTTTATGAAGGTGATCAAAAACTGGACTCAACATTTATTGCAGATGGGAATAAATTTAAATTTGAACGCCCAGCTACTCAAGAAAGACTGCTGACCATTGAAGTGGGTAAAAACCGTTATCCAGTAATTTTGGAGCCTGGAAAGAATGTCGAGTTCAACGTCGATCTTCAACAGCCTGAAAATTACGAAATTAAAGGTTCTGATCTCTCGCAAAAATTAAAGGATTTTGCTCCACAAAAAGCAAGAATTGACTTCGTTAGAGATTCCCTTCAACAATCGTTCAGTAGTGCAACAGCAGAAATGGACGCTAATGGAATCCAAAATCTGCGTTCTGAAATGTTAATGAAATTTGAACCTTTCTTTAAAAACTATATTAATCAAGCCGTAGACTTTGCTAATAAAAATGAAGACTTAGCCGGGTTTTATGTAATGAGTACTTTAGATCCGGAAATGGCAGAAGCAGAACTTATTTCATATGCCGATCATATCAAGGACAAATTCAACAATAATAGATATGTTGGTGAATTTAAAGCGGAAGTCGACAAATTGAGAAAATTGGCGGTAGGACAAAAAGCTCCAGAAATAACCGCTTATACACCTGACAATAAAACAGTGAAACTTTCGGATTTTAAAGGAAAATACGTATTGGTTGATTTTTGGGCATCTTGGTGTATGCCTTGCAGAGAAGAAAATCCAAATATTGTAAAACAATACAACACATTCAAAGATAAAAATTTTACTGTTTTAGGCGTTTCTTTGGATAATAACCCAGGCTCTTGGATGCGAGCTATACAAGATGATAAATTAACCTGGACCAATATCTCTGATCTCCAAGCGTGGAGTTCTCCATTGATTATTGATTATTCCATTAAAGGTATACCTACTTCTTACATCCTTGATGCTGAAGGGAATATAATTGCTAAGAATTTAAGAGGAAAACAATTAGAAGATTTCTTAACGAAAACCTTAATAAAATAA
- a CDS encoding 3-keto-disaccharide hydrolase, with product MSISCQQDQKTSDGWELLFNGKDLTGWKPLAGKADYHVEDDAIVGVMTKGTPNSFLVTDQEYGDFILELDVKLEGNTTNSGIQTRSHFDSTANNGAGRVYGRQIDIDPTERAWTGGIYDEGRREWLYPLDLNPTAKTAYKPNDFNHFRIEAIGNETKTWVNGVPTSFVIDSLDDSGFIALQVHSIPDSLDGKKVYFKNIKIQTKDLKPQDFPKEMYVVNTKANDLSEAEKAAGYSLLFNGKDASGWHSARGGEFPEKGWKIENGIIQVQKSDGGESTNGGDIVTDKQYKAFDLSFDFKLTPGANSGIKYFVTLNEETKGSAIGPEYQILDDELHPDAKLGKDGNRTLASLYDLITSDRNPRPRKPIGEWNRGRIVVTPDNHVTYYLNGFKMLDFVRGSEDFRKLVAGSKYKDWDKFGEAEQGHILLQDHGDQVSFRSIKIKEL from the coding sequence ATGAGCATTTCCTGTCAACAGGATCAAAAGACTTCTGATGGTTGGGAATTATTATTCAATGGCAAGGATTTGACGGGTTGGAAGCCATTGGCTGGTAAGGCAGACTATCATGTAGAAGATGATGCTATCGTCGGAGTAATGACTAAGGGTACACCCAATTCATTTTTGGTCACAGATCAAGAATACGGTGATTTTATATTGGAACTTGATGTAAAATTAGAAGGTAATACAACGAATTCTGGAATTCAGACTAGAAGTCATTTTGATTCTACGGCAAATAATGGTGCAGGACGTGTTTATGGGAGACAGATTGATATAGATCCGACCGAGCGAGCGTGGACAGGAGGAATTTATGATGAGGGAAGAAGAGAATGGCTCTATCCATTAGATTTAAATCCGACAGCAAAAACTGCATACAAACCTAATGATTTCAATCATTTTAGGATTGAAGCTATTGGAAATGAAACCAAGACTTGGGTAAATGGAGTTCCTACTTCTTTTGTAATAGATAGTTTAGATGATTCTGGTTTTATTGCTCTACAAGTGCACAGCATTCCTGATTCTCTAGACGGTAAAAAGGTATATTTCAAAAACATCAAGATTCAGACGAAGGATTTGAAGCCACAGGACTTTCCGAAGGAAATGTATGTGGTGAATACGAAAGCTAATGATTTATCAGAGGCTGAAAAGGCAGCTGGGTATTCATTGTTGTTTAATGGGAAAGATGCAAGTGGTTGGCACAGCGCCAGAGGGGGTGAATTTCCAGAAAAGGGTTGGAAAATAGAAAATGGAATTATACAGGTTCAAAAATCTGATGGTGGTGAATCTACCAATGGTGGGGATATCGTAACAGACAAGCAGTATAAAGCCTTTGACCTCTCTTTTGATTTTAAATTAACACCTGGGGCAAACTCAGGCATCAAATATTTTGTGACCTTAAACGAAGAAACCAAGGGTTCTGCTATTGGTCCTGAATATCAGATTTTAGATGATGAGCTTCATCCTGATGCAAAATTAGGGAAAGATGGCAATAGGACATTGGCTTCCTTATACGACTTGATCACTTCTGACCGTAACCCTAGACCTCGAAAACCGATCGGAGAATGGAATAGAGGCAGGATTGTGGTTACTCCAGACAACCATGTCACTTATTATTTGAATGGATTTAAGATGTTGGATTTTGTTAGAGGTTCTGAAGATTTCAGAAAATTAGTTGCAGGTAGTAAATATAAAGATTGGGATAAGTTTGGGGAGGCTGAACAAGGTCATATTTTATTACAGGACCATGGGGATCAGGTATCCTTTAGGAGTATCAAGATAAAAGAATTATAA
- a CDS encoding universal stress protein yields the protein MTIIVPTDFSENSRFAADYACQIAVEKGHNLHLLHCYTSNSVGDTKGESVDNPLLLADQKILELQTQLVKTYPQLHISIECSRSLIIDKLTELSQSGKYALIVMGASGASQSKPVYWGSTTVAVASKSEVPVVVIPNHQHIFDINHAALLTNFKSEELDTLKEFQDIVGIPNQLTLIHVFKESQKSENVNDDLDSWVYNIREMGSIADVQTIAEPINKDDIELDTVPEVVSKIITEVDPQIILITPSRKTFFERLFKSSVSKAIALELSKPAFFDKI from the coding sequence ATGACAATTATTGTCCCTACGGATTTTTCTGAAAACTCGAGATTTGCTGCTGATTATGCTTGTCAAATTGCTGTTGAGAAAGGTCACAATCTACATTTATTACACTGCTATACCTCGAACTCAGTTGGTGACACGAAAGGTGAAAGCGTTGACAACCCGTTATTGTTGGCCGATCAGAAAATTCTAGAACTGCAAACCCAGCTAGTAAAGACTTATCCTCAATTACATATTAGCATTGAATGTTCTCGCAGTTTAATCATTGATAAACTGACAGAACTTTCGCAGTCAGGAAAATATGCATTGATTGTTATGGGTGCATCGGGTGCTAGTCAGTCAAAGCCTGTATATTGGGGCAGCACTACTGTTGCTGTGGCTTCTAAATCAGAGGTTCCTGTTGTGGTAATCCCAAATCATCAACATATTTTTGACATTAATCATGCTGCATTATTGACAAATTTTAAGTCAGAGGAATTGGATACGCTCAAAGAATTTCAGGACATTGTTGGAATACCCAATCAGCTTACTTTAATTCATGTTTTCAAAGAAAGTCAAAAATCAGAAAATGTGAACGATGATTTAGACTCATGGGTTTATAACATTAGGGAAATGGGATCCATAGCAGATGTGCAGACGATTGCGGAACCAATCAATAAAGATGACATTGAATTAGACACAGTTCCTGAAGTCGTGAGCAAAATTATTACTGAGGTTGACCCTCAGATCATCTTGATTACGCCAAGTAGGAAAACATTTTTTGAAAGATTATTTAAAAGCTCAGTGTCTAAGGCTATTGCTTTAGAACTTAGCAAACCAGCATTTTTTGACAAAATCTAA
- the alaS gene encoding alanine--tRNA ligase, whose translation MTSRDIRQAFLDFFESKGHQIVPSAPVVVKNDPTLMFTNAGMNQFKELFLGEAVAKYPRVADTQRCLRVSGKHNDLEEVGIDTYHHTLFEMLGNWSFGDYFKKEAIEWAWELLTEVLKLDKDRLYVTIFEGDVLEGLQQDEEAFNLWKALIPEDRILLGNKKDNFWEMGDTGPCGPCSEIHYDMRSDEERAKVKGQDLVNMDDPQVIEIWNLVFMQFNRLKDGSLESLPAKHVDTGMGFERLVRAIQGKSSNYDTDVFQPLIQFIAQKSGIAYGSDEKSDIAMRVLSDHIRAVSFAIADGQLPSNNKAGYVIRRILRRAVRYAYTFLHFKTPFIHELVPVLAEQFKGVFDELYQQKDFVEKVILEEEVSFLRTLTQGIQRFESYTSDTNVIDGDFAFELFDTFGFPIDLTELLAREKGMTVDMNGFQQALLVQKERSRAATAIDTGDWVLVNDDKESEFVGYDTLKSNTEILKYRKVSTKGKDQYQLVLSETPFYAEGGGQVGDKGFIRSLDTNERISIVDSKKENGLFIHYVNQLPNVLVGEFEAVVDDKKRKDTEANHSATHLLHAALKKVLGDHVNQKGSLVSPDVLRFDFSHFAKLTYEEIKEIEDIVNAKIRQDIPLKEERNVPFQKALESGVTALFGEKYGDHVRVITFDDSYSKELCGGTHVNATGQIGFFKILSESAVAAGVRRIEAITGTKSEQVIREHFELFDNIKELLNNPKDFVSAVSKVIDENNALKKEIENYIREKSQGLKDEIEKKLEKVGDINYIATSVDLPNADAVKTLAYALKGGINNLYAVLGAVIDGKPSITVMISDDLAKERGMHAGNIVRELAKEIQGGGGGQPFFATAGGKDATGLEKAISKSREFIK comes from the coding sequence ATGACTAGTAGAGATATACGTCAAGCCTTCTTAGATTTTTTTGAAAGTAAAGGACACCAGATTGTTCCATCGGCACCGGTGGTAGTGAAGAATGACCCTACATTGATGTTTACCAATGCGGGTATGAACCAGTTTAAAGAGTTGTTCCTGGGCGAAGCAGTCGCCAAATACCCTCGTGTCGCAGATACTCAACGTTGTTTGCGCGTTTCTGGGAAACACAATGACCTGGAAGAAGTAGGTATCGACACCTATCACCATACACTTTTCGAAATGTTGGGAAACTGGTCTTTCGGAGATTACTTTAAAAAAGAAGCTATTGAATGGGCTTGGGAATTATTGACCGAAGTCTTGAAATTAGATAAGGACCGTCTCTATGTAACAATATTTGAAGGAGATGTACTGGAAGGATTGCAACAAGATGAAGAAGCCTTCAACCTATGGAAAGCCCTGATTCCAGAAGATAGAATCCTCCTGGGAAATAAAAAGGATAACTTTTGGGAAATGGGGGACACGGGACCTTGTGGACCATGCTCCGAAATACATTATGATATGCGTTCTGATGAAGAACGTGCTAAGGTTAAAGGTCAAGACCTGGTCAATATGGACGATCCTCAGGTTATTGAAATCTGGAACCTCGTTTTTATGCAGTTCAACCGTTTGAAGGACGGAAGCCTGGAGTCGTTGCCTGCAAAGCATGTGGATACAGGAATGGGCTTTGAAAGACTTGTCAGAGCCATTCAAGGAAAGTCTTCTAACTATGATACTGATGTTTTCCAGCCTCTGATCCAGTTTATTGCTCAAAAATCCGGAATTGCCTATGGATCCGACGAAAAAAGCGATATCGCCATGCGCGTGCTTTCAGACCATATTCGTGCAGTTAGCTTTGCAATCGCTGACGGCCAATTGCCTTCCAACAATAAAGCAGGTTATGTAATCCGCAGGATATTGAGACGTGCCGTAAGATATGCATATACATTCCTTCATTTTAAAACTCCATTTATCCATGAACTGGTACCCGTATTGGCGGAACAGTTCAAAGGAGTGTTCGATGAACTATATCAACAAAAAGATTTTGTAGAGAAAGTAATCCTCGAAGAAGAGGTGTCTTTCTTGAGAACCTTGACACAAGGAATCCAACGCTTCGAATCCTATACCTCTGACACCAATGTGATCGATGGAGATTTTGCATTCGAATTGTTTGACACCTTCGGATTCCCGATTGACCTGACAGAATTATTGGCTCGTGAAAAAGGAATGACCGTTGACATGAATGGGTTCCAACAAGCTCTGCTAGTTCAAAAAGAAAGATCAAGAGCTGCAACTGCTATCGATACTGGAGATTGGGTGTTGGTAAATGACGATAAAGAAAGCGAATTCGTAGGTTATGATACTCTGAAATCGAATACTGAAATCTTAAAATATAGAAAAGTATCCACCAAAGGGAAAGATCAATACCAATTGGTTCTTTCAGAAACTCCATTCTATGCTGAAGGCGGTGGCCAAGTGGGTGACAAAGGATTTATTCGTTCTTTGGATACCAACGAAAGAATAAGCATTGTGGATTCGAAGAAAGAAAATGGATTGTTTATTCATTATGTAAATCAACTTCCAAATGTTTTGGTCGGTGAATTCGAGGCAGTAGTGGATGATAAAAAAAGAAAAGATACTGAAGCTAATCACTCGGCAACCCACTTATTGCATGCGGCACTTAAAAAAGTATTGGGTGACCACGTGAATCAAAAAGGTTCCTTGGTTTCTCCAGACGTACTTCGTTTTGACTTCTCGCACTTCGCAAAATTAACTTACGAAGAAATAAAAGAAATTGAAGACATCGTAAATGCTAAAATCCGTCAGGACATACCTTTAAAAGAAGAGCGTAACGTTCCTTTCCAAAAGGCCTTAGAATCTGGTGTAACAGCTTTGTTCGGAGAGAAATATGGAGATCATGTGAGGGTTATCACTTTTGATGATTCTTATTCAAAGGAATTATGTGGTGGTACACACGTGAATGCTACAGGCCAGATTGGTTTCTTTAAAATCCTTTCAGAGTCTGCTGTAGCAGCGGGAGTAAGAAGGATCGAAGCTATAACTGGAACTAAATCTGAGCAAGTAATCCGTGAGCATTTCGAACTGTTTGATAACATTAAAGAATTATTGAACAATCCTAAAGATTTTGTTTCCGCTGTGTCTAAAGTTATTGACGAAAATAATGCGCTCAAAAAAGAAATCGAGAATTATATCCGCGAGAAATCTCAAGGTTTGAAAGATGAAATCGAGAAAAAGCTAGAGAAGGTTGGTGATATCAATTATATAGCTACTAGTGTTGATCTTCCAAATGCAGACGCTGTTAAAACTTTGGCTTATGCTTTAAAGGGTGGAATCAATAATTTGTATGCAGTATTAGGAGCGGTAATAGATGGTAAACCAAGCATTACCGTGATGATTTCTGATGACCTTGCAAAAGAAAGAGGAATGCATGCAGGAAATATTGTGCGCGAACTAGCAAAAGAAATTCAAGGCGGCGGAGGTGGTCAACCTTTCTTCGCAACTGCCGGTGGTAAGGACGCTACAGGATTAGAAAAAGCAATTTCAAAATCAAGAGAGTTTATAAAATAA
- a CDS encoding universal stress protein produces MSKILIPVDFSENCNNAIHYACQIAQQGGQEIDLVHVFSSHSNTYANIKGETPLNDPRVPEAEQNMVDTITQIQQEFPKVRANSIFKEGNLYDEIKALTTATSYDVVVMGTQGASGLDAVFIGSNTYDTILNTTTPVLAVPETATEYKKDNVALLCNFKEAELTALQQASPLFNTDYRLILIHVNTDDKAIKDIDAQFKDWINRIESELGISDISYIIKPQTLFMRQKETVAQAITSVLLDEQVDILILTKSKKSVFRQLTESNVIKKMAFNIQIPTFFARVLS; encoded by the coding sequence ATGAGCAAAATACTTATACCCGTAGACTTTTCTGAGAATTGTAATAATGCGATTCATTACGCTTGTCAAATCGCACAACAGGGCGGACAAGAGATTGACCTTGTCCATGTTTTTTCCTCGCATTCCAATACGTATGCAAACATTAAAGGAGAAACACCACTAAATGACCCTAGAGTTCCTGAGGCTGAGCAAAACATGGTTGATACCATCACTCAAATCCAGCAGGAATTTCCAAAAGTGAGAGCTAATAGTATTTTCAAAGAGGGCAACTTATATGATGAGATCAAGGCTCTAACAACGGCTACTTCATATGATGTTGTGGTTATGGGTACGCAAGGAGCTTCCGGATTGGATGCTGTATTTATCGGGAGCAATACTTACGACACCATATTAAATACTACTACTCCTGTTTTGGCAGTACCTGAAACTGCTACTGAATACAAAAAGGATAACGTAGCGTTGTTGTGTAATTTTAAAGAGGCGGAGTTAACAGCATTACAACAAGCTTCTCCCCTGTTCAACACAGATTATAGATTAATTTTAATTCATGTCAATACAGACGATAAGGCTATAAAAGATATTGACGCACAATTTAAGGATTGGATTAATAGAATTGAATCGGAATTAGGCATTTCAGATATTTCATACATTATCAAGCCTCAAACTTTGTTTATGCGCCAGAAAGAAACTGTAGCTCAAGCAATTACTTCTGTCTTATTAGATGAACAAGTTGACATCTTGATACTTACAAAAAGTAAAAAGAGTGTTTTCAGGCAATTAACTGAATCAAATGTCATCAAAAAAATGGCATTTAACATTCAGATCCCTACCTTCTTTGCTAGAGTTTTAAGCTAG